From Punica granatum isolate Tunisia-2019 chromosome 1, ASM765513v2, whole genome shotgun sequence:
GAAGTCAAACAGAAAATTCATGGGGACCAATCTACACGCCAATCTAgaattaaaaatgataaattatcGACATTCTCACCTCGAAATATATACACACGAAGCATAAAAAAGAAGTTTTTACCCATAGGATATCATAAATGTGAAAATGGATTCAACGACTTGCGTGACAATGACAAAGAGTCTGACAAAAACcacaaaaaggaagaagattcGGTATAATGACATCATCATAAAACCTTAAAATCAAAAAGCTTTTACGTGCCATTttaatattcaatattttcatGCCCCTGACCCTGATAGGaagatggaattttttttcaattatataaaagTCCTATGAatttaatacaaaaaatataaaatcttaCATAGAATTTGGtaatggagtggagtttaaCTCCACTGCACtccaaatatttatataaatatttaagtgAGATAGTAATAATGGTcagaaaaattatatgtgagaatttattattaaattgatgaaaaaaataatattgtatcattgaattgttaaaaaattactgaatagttgaaagaatttagtttaaaaatttaaattgaattgaatattagttaaaaaaacatgtgagagattttttttatatcgaagaataagataaaaaagtaatgagtatattattgaattgaagaaaaaataaagtggaatagagttgagttaagtgAAGTATTTTCCATTCCACAATCAAACATATCTTATCgagtatgaaaattttaaattactaGACGAGAGCATATGTCACTGCGTTATGTCTTCTTTTCGGATAGATGGATCATCTTTGATTATCACATTAAAGGAATACCAATTAATTGAGAAAGAGCATGTCGTCAATTAAGAGGTTTAGGTTCTATTCTCACCGTGGGACTATCTCTATTTGTACTTcaatattagatatttaaggtttttatttcattaaactAAATTTATGAACATTTTTCTTGACCggaaataaaatatcataattaattttaaggaATACTCCTTAAATTCGGGGAAAAAAAGGGACAAAAGCTTTTGGATGACGAGTCAACCAACCTCCTGTTCTGTCGTCATATGCGTGTCCGAGCACACGCACCGTCGGAGATGGTCCAAAATCAATATAAAGAATTTtcctaacaaaaaaattaaaataaaataaaatagagagagagagagagagagagagagagagagagagagaggggaacaACAGAAACCGcctctctccttctctctcctttCTGTCTTGCTTCCTTATATTATCAACCCTCCCTTCGTCAACATACGCACGCGCCTCTTCTCCGTcacatactatatataaatatgcatgtaAGTTCCAGTGAATCCAAAGCAACCCGATTCAATCAATCGACTTCTCTCCATTGCCGCAACTCGGTATATCCAGTCCGCCAAAAGTAACCCTTTTCGGTCATTCTCTCCCGAGTCTCCTCGTCATATTGTTGGTATCACTTGCATAGGGAGAGACTCAGAGACCCTTTAGTCTCTGCGTTTATCTTTTGGTTACGGTTAGATAAGGGAAGGCTCTACGAACCCAAGAAAGTTGAAAAGCCGATATTCGCCACAGTTACGTGCTTAGAAGCTTCACTTTTTAGACCATGCAATCCGTAGAGATCACAGTCATATCATGCGAGAACTTGCGGGTCGGTAAAAAACCTGTCAAGAAAAATGCTTTTGTGACTGCGAGGGCCGATTCTCCTGATCAATGTTGCCAGACGAAAATGTCAGTGGAGGGCGGAAGCAACCCGACATGGAATGATAAGTTAGCCCTGGACCTGCCGGCTGGTTTACGGAATGGTTTCATTACGCTGGAAGTACACTGCAGGACGTCCTCCGGGAACAAGCTCGTTGGGGGAGTAAATGTGCCGGTTTCAGACCTCCTTGGGGGATTCATGCCGATAAACCATCTGCAGTTCTTGAGTTATCGATTATGGGACTCCAAGGGTGACCGAAATGGCATCGTTAACATCTCGACTAGAGTGAAGTCCCCGCAACCATACCGGTGTTCCCAGGCTTTGCAGCCGAAGGCTATCGGAGTTCCGGTTGGGGAACAGAAGAGGATCGGGGGTGTTGTGACCGGAGTTCCGACAGTTTGGCTCGGTCACCGCTACCCTTATTGAGTGTTTcgctttcaaaattttctttgccACCAATATACTCGGCAACAATtatgcgtgtatatatatatatatttttttttttttctttttttcttttgataacGTGAGTGTCCACATGCCGTGTAGCGTGATTTAGACTTTTCCTTGGTCGTCACACTCTTTAACCACCAGGTCAGTTTCATTGGATTGGCAACAATTATATTTGATTGTCTCCAAATAATAATTCTTTATTAGCTGTAGCTTCAAATTGACAAGtctactttattttttcttgattaATTTCAATATAAGCTCTGTAGTTGAGGACCGTCTCGAAATGCACTCTATGTTTTCATTCGTCTCAAAGCACGATCCCTAGAAATAGTCAAGAtgaaccggaaaaaaaaactaaaataggtGCATGCTAagactctttttttctttcgattACAAGAAAAGTTCATCAATCCAATacaatataatgaaaattctaaatatctaataaaaggaCACAAGTCGTCTCGCTTGAGTATCTAACCTAAATACCTTTTTGTCACCAGACAAGACATATATCACTGCTTTATACCATTCTTTTAATACCAaactctctttttctctctaaAATCTTCCTTCAGCGTTGCCCTGGACTAagagtttattttatttttgctgaATCCCTTGATTAAGAGTTACGTGTATCGCAGATCAACCTCACCCACTGAAAAACTAATGATGCTAGGGGTTCCAACTTCCAACATATTGAGATCCGAGACGTTTGGCTTTATTCAAGGAGTGTTTTGGGATAAATTAAATCAGTTCGGTTGCCGCTCCTTGTGCGGGTGTTTATTGCATATAAGGGAGATGGATGATCAAATGACATTTAGGGAAACagatttcaataaaataattaaataattgttATTGGAATAATACGGCTTTAATTATGATTTAtgtatctatttatatatttaatgcaGGAAAAGTGGAGCGACCTTTTACCAAGAGCGGAGCCACATGACCCCTTGGGGCAAGTTCCCCCgtgaactttgaattttttaaaattttgcttcaaaaatatgtttatttatgaattttctcatgaaaaattgttttgttccagttcaaaaaaaatatttatgtactATTTATGTCAAGTAATATTTTTGTCTCCCCTGGATGAAAATCCTAACTCTACCCTTGCCTTTCACCAAAAACTAATGATCACTGCAAAAGCTAATGCAGGGTCTTTGCAAAAGTTGATATGGCACGTCCTCATTGGTTGAACGGGAGACTCTTCTAGAAGTACATCGAATTACATGATACTAGTCATCTTATATGCGCGTTGCGCGGGCctttatagatatatttttcattaatcttttgcgaaatatatttttgaaatacaatgaaattatgatttatagtatttttaattgatgttttataaattatactttcgaattatattttttaaaaatcgaagagaataaattaatgaaatattcatttaattttttatatttaattaattaattactttcatAAGTCTACGTATGTGAGTATATTAactatttctttatttttcaatcgCCTAGAAGTGACAAAAGAAACATCTTGttcttttttcaataattttttatctatAGTGGACCTCTTAGTATATTCAAGTTTGAAACTCATGTAAGTAACCTCTTCTAGTTAACTTGAGAAAAAATGGGGGCACCGCAATAATTGAATTCTGAGCCGTATGAGGTAGGAAACTCTCAAGTACGGTTCTACGGGAAGGAATTGACCCACCTATTCTGACCGAGGGGAACATGCCATTCGACAGGGCGATTCTGTATAGGACCATCCATAGCAGTTATATCCATTTTACTAAGTTATTTAGTAATTCCTTTCAGCCATCACTTTGTTTTATCTGATCTCAATATCGGTATCTTTTTTATGGATTGCCATTTCAAGTATTGCTCCCATCGGACTTTTTATGTCAGGATATGGATCAAAGAGTAAATATTCCTTTTTAGATGGTTTATGAGCTGCGGCTTCAAACAAACAATTACAATGAAATCTTTCAATTTCTTATTTAACTATGTTCAACTCTATGTATTCCTCTATCCGTAGAGTACATTGGGAATTCAAAGAGAAGAACGACCATGAGATGAAGGGTTACTCACCAAACCTTTTGGAGGCTTATGTGGCGGCTTCTTCTCAAACGAATGGAGAAATCTCCTTAGAATAGTTtaagttaatatatatatatatatatatagattatagaaTGTGTTTTGAGACTGTTTGCAAACTACAGAGTGTATATTGAAATTAACCCTTTTTTGTTATATTCCTTTTTTACAATGAAGTCCATGAACTATAGCTATTACAACATCAAAAGATTCAAGATAAGGGAATGACAAATAAAGAGATATGAGAAATTAATGAGAATTGAACGCATAACCCTCACGACCCTAGGTTGAGAACGAGCATCAGCTGAATCCTTTTTAATCATATTTTTCAACGAGATCCATAGGTCCAGATTTCTCAGTTTGGTTCTTAGGTGTACTACTAGTCATCAGGATTTGGATTGGAAAGGGGGAAGATGCTTGGGGGGCGATAGAAAGATATTCTCCGATTAAAGGGTGTATTACagaaaattttatcaaaatttgaaaaatattatgcaAATTTTCGTAAAACATCACAAATTTTAGTTGGGATGGGAGAGGCGACTCCCCATTAGACCCCTTCGGTCCACCCCTATGAATCATCCAAAACTCAATGTAAATCACCTTTCCTCCTTTCGATATTCCCtttatcttaaaaaaaaaatgaaaagaatggATTGCACCCACAATACATAGCGAAACACAATTGATGTGTGTGTTAAACTCTTATTTTTGAAACTATTTTCTCTGGTGAGATAAATCTTATGGTTGATATCGAGGGCAATCACTTGATCACTCTTTTCTTTGACGCTATCGTCCATGTCACTGTAACCCGTAAACCATATTATAGGAACGTTTGATCACTACTGATAACACAACATTGTATTTAATATCACACAATGAGGACCGAGTAAGGAGATCCGAAAATCGACCTATCTTTTGcttgatggagaagagatgAACCAATAGCTGAAATGGCCCAGAAGCCTGTCAACGAGTTAACACatggaaaaaggaacagaCTTCAATTGCAATCTTTGAGTAGAAGAAATATTATAAGCCCTCTTTACAATTTATACTgcagtgtgtatatatatatata
This genomic window contains:
- the LOC116194590 gene encoding BON1-associated protein 2-like, which gives rise to MQSVEITVISCENLRVGKKPVKKNAFVTARADSPDQCCQTKMSVEGGSNPTWNDKLALDLPAGLRNGFITLEVHCRTSSGNKLVGGVNVPVSDLLGGFMPINHLQFLSYRLWDSKGDRNGIVNISTRVKSPQPYRCSQALQPKAIGVPVGEQKRIGGVVTGVPTVWLGHRYPY